One genomic region from Rhodothermales bacterium encodes:
- a CDS encoding T9SS type A sorting domain-containing protein → MILRCSRHSWATALLILVLAPSTAAVYPNPFRSELNVQVPSGWRSADIIVFDVLGRQISQKAAAAVRSFDGAHMPPGVYFVVVDSGDRLLRTTAVKLD, encoded by the coding sequence ATGATTCTTCGGTGCAGCCGCCATTCCTGGGCCACGGCCTTGTTGATTCTGGTTCTGGCACCATCAACCGCAGCAGTCTATCCGAATCCCTTCCGGTCCGAATTGAACGTGCAGGTCCCATCGGGATGGCGATCGGCGGATATCATTGTTTTCGACGTCCTGGGCAGGCAAATCTCACAAAAAGCCGCCGCGGCGGTCAGATCATTCGATGGCGCGCACATGCCGCCAGGTGTCTATTTCGTAGTAGTTGACTCAGGGGATCGACTACTGCGGACCACAGCGGTCAAGCTCGACTAG
- a CDS encoding NAD-dependent epimerase/dehydratase family protein, with protein sequence MPTTRRDFLRTSTLAAAATLLPRPAMSAASHPLRILILGGTSFIGPHQVRYAMDRGHEITLFNRGRTNTHLFPELEKLVGDRNGDLESLKGHKWDVVIDNSASNPDWVRLSAEALRDSVDCYIYVSSRSAYAHFRQIPMNIGAPAHSFESTGIDPSTPPRELPYGLRKSLCEQEAQKVFGDRALVFRPGLIIGPGDNTDRFSYWPIRIHRGGEVLAPGDGTDPVQIIDVRDLTEWMVRLAENGTTGTFNGVGPATPRPMTELLYGIRAATTAETTFTWVDTDFLLEQGVRPYSHMPVWMPARGDNEGFARFDLTPEVESGLTFRPLADTARDTLEFHFSRTPERQAELRAGISPEREREVLAAWHAR encoded by the coding sequence ATGCCAACCACCCGCCGAGACTTCCTCCGCACCTCCACCCTCGCCGCAGCCGCCACCCTCCTGCCGCGGCCGGCCATGAGCGCTGCGAGCCACCCTCTCCGCATCCTGATCCTCGGCGGCACCAGCTTCATCGGCCCACACCAGGTGCGCTACGCCATGGACCGCGGTCACGAAATCACGCTCTTCAACCGTGGTCGCACCAATACCCACCTCTTCCCCGAGCTCGAAAAGCTGGTCGGAGACAGAAATGGCGACCTCGAAAGCCTCAAAGGCCACAAGTGGGACGTGGTCATCGACAACTCCGCCTCCAACCCGGACTGGGTCCGCCTCTCTGCGGAAGCGCTGCGTGACAGCGTAGACTGCTACATCTACGTCAGCTCCCGTTCGGCTTACGCCCACTTCCGCCAGATCCCGATGAACATCGGAGCCCCGGCACACAGCTTCGAATCCACCGGAATCGACCCTTCTACCCCTCCGCGCGAGCTCCCCTACGGCCTGCGCAAATCCCTCTGCGAGCAGGAAGCCCAAAAGGTCTTCGGAGACCGAGCCCTCGTCTTCCGTCCGGGTCTGATCATTGGCCCTGGAGACAACACGGACCGCTTCAGCTACTGGCCCATCCGCATCCATCGCGGCGGAGAAGTGCTTGCCCCCGGAGACGGGACCGACCCGGTCCAGATCATCGACGTGCGCGATCTCACCGAATGGATGGTGCGCCTCGCTGAGAACGGCACAACCGGCACGTTCAACGGCGTCGGACCGGCTACCCCACGTCCGATGACCGAACTGCTCTACGGCATCCGCGCAGCCACCACGGCGGAGACCACGTTCACCTGGGTCGACACCGATTTCCTGCTCGAGCAGGGCGTGCGCCCCTACTCGCACATGCCGGTCTGGATGCCGGCCCGCGGCGACAACGAGGGCTTCGCGCGCTTTGACCTCACTCCCGAAGTGGAGTCGGGACTGACCTTCCGTCCTCTCGCGGACACCGCCCGGGACACCCTTGAGTTTCACTTCTCCCGCACGCCTGAGCGCCAGGCTGAGCTCCGTGCAGGTATCTCCCCCGAACGCGAACGGGAAGTTCTCGCCGCCTGGCATGCCCGTTGA
- a CDS encoding tyrosine-type recombinase/integrase, translating to MASLFKRRGNWHAQFFSAERSPARKRVRIQATGKREAERVFSKMLVAYGEGAWDPWSSPQWPPNPSHDLDLPSVGCASQAFLDSREGLREATRKHYRWVLNLFVEYVGPNEPLGRLCARSVGNWLASNAKRSEATRNTYLTRLRVWGRWLKSKGYDDFTEGVALSSPPERLPSKVITTEQARALAEAARIVGPDYLSGVILVTHLLALRLGEVCAMTAEWLDHTDQTVVVQSGGAFTTKSGRVVRKPATEEAWAILSAASERHLAGPLFRNSRGNALNPKWTSKQFKRLVRRCGMPETFTFHGLRHGALTELAKQGVNMDLIRRFAGHSTMDMTLRYVHLDSSVLAKEVRSALTSSGVQDTRSPRTRR from the coding sequence ATGGCAAGTCTATTCAAGAGGCGGGGAAACTGGCATGCGCAGTTCTTCTCGGCGGAGCGATCACCGGCCCGAAAACGGGTCAGGATTCAGGCGACTGGTAAGCGGGAGGCTGAGAGAGTTTTCTCCAAGATGCTGGTGGCCTACGGCGAAGGCGCGTGGGACCCGTGGAGTTCGCCACAGTGGCCCCCGAATCCTTCGCATGACCTGGACCTGCCTTCAGTAGGTTGCGCCTCACAGGCCTTTCTAGACAGCCGAGAGGGCCTTAGGGAGGCGACACGTAAGCACTACCGATGGGTGCTCAACCTCTTCGTCGAGTACGTGGGACCCAACGAACCGCTGGGGCGACTATGCGCACGGTCCGTGGGCAACTGGCTGGCTTCGAATGCGAAACGCTCCGAAGCGACGCGAAATACCTATCTCACCCGGCTGCGAGTGTGGGGCAGGTGGCTTAAGTCGAAGGGCTACGACGACTTCACAGAGGGCGTTGCGCTATCAAGTCCTCCGGAGAGGTTGCCGTCCAAGGTGATCACTACAGAGCAGGCCCGGGCGCTGGCAGAGGCGGCGCGAATAGTGGGGCCTGATTACCTAAGTGGTGTTATCCTGGTCACACACCTCCTGGCTTTGCGATTAGGGGAGGTGTGTGCGATGACCGCCGAATGGCTAGATCACACCGACCAAACCGTAGTTGTGCAATCGGGGGGAGCATTCACCACCAAATCGGGCAGGGTGGTTAGAAAACCCGCTACGGAAGAGGCTTGGGCCATCCTCTCAGCGGCCTCGGAGCGACATTTAGCGGGGCCTCTCTTCCGCAATTCGCGAGGCAACGCGCTGAATCCGAAATGGACCTCCAAACAGTTCAAACGCCTGGTTCGCAGGTGCGGAATGCCCGAGACCTTTACCTTCCACGGGCTCCGACACGGCGCTCTCACCGAACTGGCCAAACAAGGCGTCAATATGGACCTTATCCGGCGCTTTGCCGGTCACTCCACCATGGACATGACTCTCCGCTACGTGCATCTAGACTCCTCTGTCCTTGCTAAGGAGGTCCGGTCCGCGTTGACCTCAAGCGGTGTTCAGGACACGAGGTCGCCAAGGACCCGGAGGTAG
- a CDS encoding carboxypeptidase regulatory-like domain-containing protein yields the protein MIAGWSRRRALVSAVGLMALMGASCSEERSGGQASAFAEEGSSVRVEGRITDVGGAGLPRVNVQLTSTTDSTRVIGVATGPEGTFWFSEVPVDTFVVRIARYPDVLIIDTLRLGAGQRIGELRYVVTPESSF from the coding sequence ATGATCGCGGGCTGGTCAAGGCGTCGGGCGCTAGTGTCCGCGGTCGGGCTTATGGCCTTGATGGGGGCTTCGTGCTCCGAGGAGCGAAGCGGTGGGCAAGCTTCTGCCTTTGCGGAAGAAGGGAGTTCTGTCCGTGTAGAGGGTCGTATTACCGACGTTGGCGGCGCAGGATTACCAAGGGTTAACGTTCAGTTGACATCCACAACTGACTCGACTCGTGTGATCGGAGTTGCAACCGGGCCGGAAGGGACATTCTGGTTCTCAGAGGTTCCCGTCGACACTTTTGTTGTTCGCATTGCCCGGTATCCCGATGTCCTGATCATCGATACCCTGCGTTTGGGTGCCGGTCAGCGAATCGGGGAACTGAGATACGTAGTGACGCCCGAATCGTCGTTTTGA
- a CDS encoding sigma-70 family RNA polymerase sigma factor: protein MSDGGTVNATGAGAPGTRDDSFREVYEDLVPRLRGFILAGTQDAEAAQDVLQEAMIRLWRSPFYTSSDTRTPEQLRRYAFRIAANLLKDRRKSLARYSRTIAAFEEDRSAPLKETHPEVPMDLQRAMGMLKERERTLLWLAHAENYTHAEIADLTGYSKLSVRVLLSRARGRLRKIFEARDSRKPSAGRPDGELI from the coding sequence GTGTCGGACGGCGGCACGGTGAACGCAACAGGGGCTGGTGCGCCAGGGACTCGCGATGACTCCTTTCGGGAGGTCTACGAGGACCTCGTGCCCCGATTGCGCGGCTTTATTCTGGCCGGCACGCAGGATGCCGAGGCGGCGCAGGATGTCCTGCAAGAAGCGATGATCCGCCTTTGGAGATCGCCCTTCTACACCTCAAGTGACACCCGGACGCCGGAGCAGCTGCGCCGCTACGCGTTTCGGATCGCCGCGAACCTGTTAAAGGATCGTCGGAAGAGTCTTGCCAGGTATTCCAGGACGATCGCCGCGTTCGAAGAAGATCGATCCGCTCCCCTGAAGGAAACTCACCCGGAGGTCCCGATGGACCTTCAGCGGGCGATGGGCATGCTAAAGGAACGCGAGCGCACGCTGCTTTGGCTGGCTCACGCGGAGAACTACACCCATGCCGAGATTGCAGATCTCACTGGCTACAGCAAGTTGAGCGTGCGCGTGTTGCTCAGCAGGGCGAGAGGACGGCTTCGGAAGATCTTTGAAGCCAGAGATTCGCGGAAACCATCCGCCGGACGTCCCGATGGCGAGCTTATTTGA
- a CDS encoding trypsin-like serine protease: MAVLPLIIFVTSVLATIPSATPIIIRHDVSDEDYVALADSLDLSAAVVRFTRTDMAGTLIAQDWILSAAHVAQEVSPGGSLLWGSGDSLRVERVVLHPLWLEEGFPHDIALIKLTTPVEGAVTIPLYLDSDEEGRLVTLIGNGDLGDGTTGPTGNDGRFRAATNRIDNLSDSWLAWRFDGPNDPGTTPMEGISGPGDSAGPAFIQRDGRYFVAGVSSGQDTQATGGREGRYGVTEYYTRVSAYSDWIASVVASF, from the coding sequence GTGGCCGTTCTCCCGTTGATCATCTTCGTCACGTCCGTCCTGGCGACCATCCCATCGGCCACTCCGATCATTATTCGGCATGATGTGAGCGATGAGGACTACGTGGCCCTGGCAGACAGCCTGGACCTGAGCGCGGCCGTGGTCAGGTTCACCAGGACCGATATGGCCGGCACGCTCATCGCGCAGGACTGGATACTGAGCGCAGCCCACGTGGCGCAGGAGGTTTCGCCGGGCGGGTCTCTCTTGTGGGGATCCGGAGATTCGCTTCGTGTCGAACGTGTCGTGCTCCACCCGTTGTGGCTGGAAGAGGGTTTCCCGCACGATATCGCCCTCATCAAGCTCACCACTCCGGTAGAGGGCGCCGTCACCATCCCGCTCTATCTCGACTCCGACGAGGAGGGCCGTCTGGTGACGCTCATTGGAAACGGTGATCTGGGCGATGGCACGACAGGTCCCACGGGCAATGATGGCCGCTTCCGGGCCGCGACAAACCGCATCGACAATCTTTCAGATTCATGGCTGGCGTGGCGATTCGATGGACCGAATGATCCCGGGACGACACCGATGGAGGGTATCAGCGGCCCCGGAGACAGCGCGGGACCCGCCTTTATCCAGCGGGATGGACGTTACTTCGTTGCCGGGGTGAGCTCAGGTCAGGACACCCAGGCTACCGGGGGCCGGGAGGGCCGGTACGGGGTGACGGAATACTACACCCGGGTGTCTGCTTACTCGGACTGGATTGCGAGCGTTGTGGCGAGCTTCTGA
- a CDS encoding T9SS type A sorting domain-containing protein, which translates to MVVRAEAFAFATSGIVGNSTFYRFAIENPTADSLSVYAGIFLDGSSGAWGDEFAGTDTSRSMVYLYGGDDDDGLFGPASPALGATILKAPTVGGREGRIGASHIPSDDGGRYGWPTDAAGYHNFVRGLIQDGSPVREGGGGGGRDGPVTTFGYPGDPVSGAFWSMVNSDGSGTSFSPVGQEMFIYAQPFTLPPGGSDEMVFALAWAQGANRFDSIVRLRDGVDFLRERRNALLHSRDGDSLPDPPAAPDPRLVLGLADNAPNPFGSETLITASIPIDAHIRLEVFDSLGRSVGLLQDGEMDKGRYSWLFYGADLAPGVYFYRLSVDSYTFSKPMVVAR; encoded by the coding sequence TTGGTCGTTCGTGCCGAGGCTTTTGCGTTCGCTACCTCCGGAATAGTGGGGAATAGCACCTTCTACCGGTTCGCGATTGAGAACCCGACCGCGGACAGCCTGAGCGTCTATGCCGGCATCTTCTTGGACGGGTCGTCGGGCGCATGGGGAGATGAGTTCGCCGGAACCGACACCAGTAGGTCGATGGTCTACCTGTACGGTGGAGACGACGATGACGGGTTGTTTGGCCCGGCATCGCCCGCCTTGGGCGCAACCATCCTGAAGGCTCCCACAGTCGGTGGTCGTGAGGGCCGAATTGGTGCAAGTCATATCCCGAGTGACGATGGGGGCCGCTATGGGTGGCCGACTGACGCTGCAGGCTATCACAACTTTGTTCGGGGGCTGATTCAAGACGGTAGCCCCGTCCGGGAAGGCGGTGGTGGGGGTGGGCGCGATGGCCCCGTGACCACTTTCGGCTACCCCGGTGATCCCGTTTCCGGTGCGTTTTGGTCTATGGTCAATTCAGATGGAAGTGGGACCAGCTTTTCACCTGTCGGGCAAGAGATGTTCATCTACGCCCAGCCATTCACACTACCGCCCGGCGGGTCGGACGAGATGGTCTTCGCTTTGGCCTGGGCGCAAGGCGCAAACCGGTTCGATTCCATTGTCCGTCTTAGAGACGGAGTCGATTTCCTTCGGGAACGTCGAAATGCCCTCCTCCATTCTCGCGACGGCGATTCTCTTCCGGATCCGCCTGCTGCTCCGGACCCCCGCCTCGTACTCGGCCTCGCCGACAACGCCCCCAATCCTTTTGGCTCTGAAACACTGATAACTGCCAGTATTCCGATTGACGCACACATCCGATTGGAGGTGTTCGACTCCCTTGGAAGGTCAGTTGGTCTTCTTCAGGACGGTGAGATGGACAAGGGCCGTTACTCTTGGCTCTTCTACGGTGCGGACCTTGCGCCTGGTGTCTACTTCTATCGCCTGAGCGTGGATAGCTACACCTTTTCGAAGCCGATGGTGGTGGCTCGTTGA
- a CDS encoding phospholipase D family protein produces MSDDKQRFASRLGCSVANVYARNRQFRATPPGGTGLRHFADRDVHRQMGAMLEASRYEVLAAVAFVSLEPPAVFGQLLGAARRGVDVRLIFRSDNVTGTLVQSMRDAGVTFRTLSDLHAKFLITDTTAMNGSANLTQASADRASEVATFFSDPVAVYALRTVFLGYWQRARPF; encoded by the coding sequence ATGAGCGATGACAAGCAGCGGTTCGCCTCCAGGCTCGGCTGTAGTGTCGCCAATGTGTATGCGCGCAACAGGCAGTTTCGGGCCACGCCGCCAGGAGGCACCGGTCTGCGTCACTTCGCCGACCGTGACGTCCACCGGCAGATGGGTGCCATGCTGGAGGCGTCGCGCTACGAGGTGCTCGCGGCCGTCGCCTTCGTGTCACTGGAGCCTCCAGCGGTCTTCGGACAGCTTCTCGGCGCAGCACGGCGTGGGGTGGACGTGCGACTCATCTTCCGCAGCGACAATGTGACCGGCACGCTGGTGCAGTCGATGAGGGATGCGGGGGTGACCTTCCGCACGTTGAGTGACTTGCACGCCAAGTTTCTCATCACCGACACCACCGCGATGAACGGCAGCGCCAACCTCACGCAGGCTTCGGCTGATCGGGCATCGGAGGTGGCAACGTTCTTCAGCGATCCGGTGGCGGTGTACGCGCTGCGTACCGTGTTCCTGGGCTACTGGCAACGGGCTAGGCCTTTTTGA
- a CDS encoding zinc-dependent metalloprotease yields MKRHLLVLTAMTVAMSSNDSLAQESSASLFEVRVDAFETLGIDQAHRFTRLAQAKNAVSVSVIDLGDWSRVAKKHFFSLSMPDGRRVQVQTRGITEHGAGRMTWQGHIGGDPTLVRLSFDGLEAAGRFWVDDLEYRLESLGGGEMALVKTSVMSPRTSSNQMRTDTKSGHVAAKSASNLLADIEVIDVMVVYTSGADDEPGNILTSIDSFVDELNTALDNAQHLDSTQVRLVHTMEVTKNTSWDISSAVDDLVAGNAPFESVASARTTHGADVVMLIHDDFTGANGWVAENEGDSSEAFGAAELGEAEDNATFAHEFGHIIGGLHDVEWYKDAFGQNWTATTDKHAMLTVAETQGTLMNATARTNRVLKFSDPDDTFANSDPLGGADEDVIQVWRDRRSTVAGFVAAVPEDEDDLTIDLGSDTEMEWHESITFVADPTYDPSEVDCDECTYMWYEKDTPTGTYYDSGVSTQTYYDLFRWTSGHGFGVEVSDGADSVEDYIWVDYCPAPCSGGGPKRGPDSEEAVSPDAFSLELGTAFPNPIQTRTEIPFAIPELSHVSIVVFDLLGRAVTSVVASTLPLGRHSAIWDASEYPPGTYLIRMQAGDRVVSNLVSVVR; encoded by the coding sequence ATGAAACGACATCTCCTAGTTCTAACGGCAATGACCGTAGCCATGAGCTCAAACGACTCACTGGCCCAGGAATCGTCCGCGAGCCTTTTTGAGGTGCGGGTCGACGCGTTTGAAACGCTCGGCATCGATCAGGCCCACCGGTTCACGCGTCTTGCGCAGGCGAAGAACGCGGTCAGCGTCTCGGTCATCGACCTTGGCGATTGGAGCCGGGTGGCGAAGAAGCACTTCTTCTCGCTCTCTATGCCGGATGGTCGGCGGGTCCAGGTCCAAACTCGTGGAATCACCGAGCACGGGGCGGGCCGGATGACCTGGCAGGGACACATCGGTGGGGATCCCACCCTCGTACGACTCAGCTTCGACGGCCTTGAGGCTGCGGGACGATTCTGGGTGGATGACCTCGAGTACAGACTCGAGAGCCTTGGTGGCGGCGAAATGGCGCTTGTCAAGACGTCCGTAATGTCTCCGCGCACATCAAGCAATCAAATGCGCACCGACACCAAGAGCGGACATGTCGCTGCCAAGTCCGCCTCAAACCTGTTGGCCGACATCGAAGTCATTGATGTGATGGTGGTCTATACGTCTGGAGCCGATGACGAGCCGGGGAATATTCTGACCTCCATCGACAGCTTTGTTGACGAACTTAACACGGCGTTGGACAACGCCCAGCACCTGGACAGTACTCAGGTACGTCTGGTACATACCATGGAGGTGACAAAGAACACTTCCTGGGATATTTCGAGCGCTGTCGATGACCTCGTTGCTGGGAACGCTCCTTTCGAAAGCGTTGCCTCCGCGAGGACTACGCACGGCGCGGATGTAGTCATGCTCATTCACGACGACTTTACGGGCGCCAACGGCTGGGTCGCCGAAAACGAGGGAGACTCCTCAGAAGCCTTCGGAGCGGCGGAACTGGGCGAGGCAGAAGACAATGCGACCTTCGCGCACGAATTTGGCCACATCATCGGTGGTCTACACGATGTGGAGTGGTACAAGGACGCCTTCGGTCAGAACTGGACGGCCACCACGGATAAGCACGCCATGTTGACGGTTGCGGAGACCCAGGGGACGCTCATGAACGCGACCGCACGAACAAATCGGGTCCTGAAGTTCTCCGACCCGGACGACACCTTTGCCAATAGTGATCCTCTGGGCGGCGCCGACGAGGACGTAATCCAGGTATGGAGGGATCGCCGATCCACCGTCGCTGGATTCGTGGCCGCGGTTCCCGAAGATGAAGATGACCTGACGATCGACCTCGGTAGCGACACGGAGATGGAGTGGCACGAAAGCATCACGTTCGTGGCCGACCCGACCTATGATCCATCCGAGGTAGATTGTGACGAGTGTACCTACATGTGGTATGAAAAGGACACCCCGACCGGGACCTACTACGATTCCGGTGTTTCGACTCAGACCTACTACGATCTGTTCAGATGGACATCAGGACATGGCTTTGGAGTGGAAGTGTCTGATGGTGCGGATTCGGTAGAGGACTACATCTGGGTCGACTACTGTCCGGCGCCTTGCAGTGGCGGAGGCCCGAAGCGCGGGCCCGATTCGGAGGAGGCCGTTTCTCCAGATGCGTTCAGCCTTGAACTGGGAACCGCGTTCCCGAACCCGATCCAGACGCGAACCGAGATTCCGTTCGCCATACCGGAATTGAGCCATGTCAGTATTGTCGTGTTTGACCTCTTGGGCAGAGCAGTAACGAGCGTCGTGGCGAGTACGCTCCCTCTTGGACGGCATTCGGCCATCTGGGACGCTTCAGAATACCCACCGGGGACCTACCTCATACGCATGCAGGCTGGCGATCGCGTGGTCTCCAACCTGGTTTCGGTTGTCCGCTAG
- a CDS encoding DoxX family protein, protein MSPKTKSIVGWVLRGLLAVMFVAAASGKVMGVEDWFVRFENWGLPSWMVYVTGVMELAGAIGLLIPKLAQKAALLLIVVMIGAAGTHARAGEWASLPVNAAYIAVLVGIIYLLKPAAAPAE, encoded by the coding sequence ATGTCTCCAAAGACCAAATCCATCGTCGGCTGGGTCCTCCGCGGCCTGCTTGCAGTCATGTTCGTCGCCGCCGCTTCCGGCAAGGTGATGGGTGTTGAAGACTGGTTTGTGCGCTTCGAAAACTGGGGACTGCCCTCCTGGATGGTCTATGTAACCGGCGTCATGGAACTGGCCGGTGCGATCGGACTGCTGATCCCGAAGCTGGCCCAGAAGGCCGCACTCCTGCTCATTGTCGTCATGATTGGCGCCGCTGGAACACACGCCAGGGCCGGCGAATGGGCCAGCCTGCCCGTTAACGCGGCATACATCGCAGTGCTCGTCGGCATCATCTACCTGCTGAAGCCGGCCGCGGCACCCGCCGAATAG
- a CDS encoding AbgT family transporter, giving the protein MSPPVEATTSQRPSFVNRALGSIERIGNKLPDPSMLFLISMIIVWVLSAFLAGVEFTDVDPRSGEPLRVTNLLTGSALATFLSNMVTIFTSFAPLGVVLVAMLGVGVADEAGFFNTSIKLMLSLTAKFLLTPVVVLVGLMSHSAIDAGYVLVIPLGGIIFHASGRHPLAGIAAAFAGVSGGFSANPLPSALDPLLQGFTQPAAQLVDPNVLVNPLGNFYFTATSSILIIGLAWFITDRIIEPRLDRLTPLDDDAEAAKEMDSITAREGKAFRWASLTMLVGLIALAASLWPADSPFRDAEGSLNSFAAPIMQSIVPLIFLLFLLPGVVFGFVSGKFKTSRDMVAAMTKSMEGMAYYVVMAFFCSLFVYAFNTSNLGALLAVKGAAGLKALALPGSVTIFGIVILTAFVNLFVGSASAKWALLAPIFVPILMQVGISPELTQAAYRVGDSSSNIITPLMPYFPLVVVYCQRYVKSTGIGTLTSLMLPYSLVFLVAWSLFLLLYWAIGIPLGLQAFYQYPPPGM; this is encoded by the coding sequence ATGTCCCCTCCTGTGGAAGCCACAACATCCCAGCGCCCGTCCTTCGTCAACCGCGCGCTCGGAAGTATTGAGCGGATCGGCAACAAACTGCCCGATCCCTCGATGCTCTTCCTGATCTCCATGATCATCGTGTGGGTCCTCTCGGCTTTCCTGGCCGGCGTGGAGTTCACGGATGTCGACCCAAGAAGTGGGGAGCCGCTGCGGGTGACCAACCTGCTGACGGGCTCGGCTCTGGCCACTTTCCTGTCGAACATGGTGACCATCTTCACGAGCTTCGCTCCGCTCGGGGTTGTTCTGGTGGCGATGCTTGGCGTGGGCGTGGCGGACGAGGCTGGGTTCTTCAACACGAGCATCAAGCTGATGCTGAGCCTGACGGCGAAGTTCCTGCTGACGCCCGTGGTCGTCTTGGTCGGCCTGATGAGCCACAGCGCCATCGACGCCGGCTACGTGCTCGTCATTCCACTCGGTGGGATCATCTTTCACGCGTCCGGACGCCACCCGCTTGCGGGCATCGCGGCCGCGTTCGCGGGAGTTTCGGGTGGCTTCTCGGCAAACCCGCTTCCTTCCGCACTCGATCCACTGCTGCAGGGATTCACGCAGCCCGCGGCCCAACTTGTGGATCCGAATGTGTTGGTAAACCCGCTTGGGAATTTCTACTTCACCGCGACCTCGAGCATCCTCATCATTGGACTGGCCTGGTTCATTACCGATCGAATCATAGAACCGCGGCTCGACCGGTTGACTCCGCTGGATGACGATGCGGAGGCCGCCAAGGAAATGGATTCCATCACCGCAAGAGAGGGTAAAGCCTTCCGGTGGGCCAGCCTTACCATGCTGGTGGGACTCATCGCGCTGGCGGCATCCCTCTGGCCTGCGGACTCACCGTTCCGTGATGCGGAGGGATCTCTCAATTCCTTTGCGGCTCCGATCATGCAGTCGATCGTGCCGCTCATCTTCCTCCTGTTTCTGCTTCCCGGCGTCGTATTCGGGTTTGTGTCGGGGAAGTTCAAGACCTCTCGCGACATGGTCGCAGCGATGACGAAGTCCATGGAAGGGATGGCGTACTACGTGGTCATGGCCTTCTTCTGTTCGCTCTTCGTGTACGCCTTCAACACTTCCAATCTCGGCGCGCTGCTGGCCGTCAAGGGGGCTGCTGGTCTAAAGGCGCTCGCCCTCCCCGGATCGGTCACGATTTTCGGGATAGTGATCCTGACCGCTTTCGTGAACCTCTTCGTTGGGTCGGCATCGGCCAAGTGGGCTCTCCTGGCTCCGATCTTTGTGCCCATCCTGATGCAGGTGGGGATCAGCCCTGAACTGACGCAGGCTGCCTATCGCGTGGGCGACTCTTCCTCGAACATCATCACGCCGTTGATGCCGTACTTCCCGTTGGTGGTCGTGTACTGCCAGCGGTACGTGAAGTCTACCGGCATCGGCACGCTCACGAGCCTGATGCTGCCGTATAGCCTGGTCTTCCTCGTGGCGTGGTCACTCTTCCTCCTTCTGTACTGGGCGATTGGAATTCCGCTCGGGCTCCAGGCGTTTTATCAGTATCCGCCGCCTGGGATGTAG